The Streptomyces camelliae genome window below encodes:
- a CDS encoding polymorphic toxin-type HINT domain-containing protein: MSVWGGKRRASRLRRSGWVVFLAVGSLFASAGTAGADAVQRTAHHHASAPDVHAAPSVKGVKPAATHFAKPHDQATRQYRPTATTLPTPQTATLPVAAPHKSLAAAHGSPRLPLSMEQVAPKHGRYSGPSAAKVTVKSRTEAAKAGVNGVLFTLAPSGKGIGTAQLSLDYSGFAQAYGGAFGSRLHLVRLPACALTTPQRAACRTQTPLRSRNDARSKSVSTSLPLSGTSGGSSGGSSMMVMAAVSGSGGGDGGGPSGSYAATTLKPSGSWSAGGSSGSFTYSYPMAVPSSASALTPKPSLDYDSGSVDGQTAATEAQSSWVGDGWSTPQSFIEQSFVSCSDSPEGTASPVSTSDECYDGPILTLSLNGSTTSLVWDSSKSVWKPQNDNGAVVKHVTNSNNGTGTYNTDYWTVTERDGKVYSFGRNELPGWASGKATTNSVDTEPVYSAHSGDPCYNSSGFTSSVCTMAYRWNLDYVTDVQGDAMSYYYKQDTNYYGEDNGAHNVSYVRDSHLDHIDYGFTDGNAYGTVPDKVLFTTGDRCVSGTCDPLNSTTKANWPDVPYDLVCASGATCAAHSPSFFSTVRLTTVTTEQYAAASSAYAKVDSWALTQTMPTSGDGNATLWLSGIAHTGQDTAGGGSTSPITLPSVSFTAVDLQNRVDTVTDGLPPLDRFRISAVTTETGSVIGVQYAQTAACSAPVTISPASNTSSCFPVYWTPQGYSAPFLDWFNKYVANKVTQTDPTGGAPTMATSYQYAKPAWHFDDNEVVQKKYRTYGQWRGYGDVKTLTGDGVNDKQTLAETTYYQGMSDDNNTTAVSLTDSQGGSHEDLNQLAGQSLESTSYLGNGGPVDHSAITSYWVSPATATRTRSGLPDLTANAVEPVETWTRQAVTDGGTTTWRINETDTAYDATTTDADFGLQTAQYSHTVPANAAYERCTTTTYAAPNSGENLVGLVASTETDSVPCGGFTEGSTASVPGSVNTLTAPATVNRPDQVVSASRTFYDDQSMATTWPQPASPTFPQTSAPTKGDASVTQQASGYSGGAFTWQTTKSQVYDSRGRVTAAYDANGKKTATAFTDDAYGSVTGTTTTNPLNQSTTTTLDPTRGLPLTTTDANGVVTTVQFDTLGRTTSAWLDSRATTSPANYTYSYTVSNSGISATTTNKLNDSSGYQTSTTLYDALMRPRQTQTGTPQGGRLVSDTFYDTRGWKSATYNGWWDSATTPNTTLVSAANLKDEVPNQDYFSYDGLGRTLIDLSEKDNVEVSRTTTVYNGDRTTVIPPSGGVTKSTVTDPLGRTTELDEYTSTPTLNTPSNTFTGTWSVTGGTSQATTYGYDDHGNQNSVTAAGSTWTSTYDLLGRVTAKHDPDAGDSTMQYDNAGNLLQSTDSRNKTISFTYDALGRKTGEYDAPVTGQSTSNQLASWVYDNSDNAVTGMKYAIGHVTTETAYSGGAAYVTQSKGFNVFGESLGETVTIPSSTEGSTLGTSYTFQHTYTTTTGLPFRDIYPAAGGLPAETVGHTYSGALDLPSGLGSTSGYAQTTAYDAFGRVQQETIGMGSNEAWITNTYDPHTSKLTDQLVTRSTATPTNVDEQAYTYDPAGNITKQTSTRLGSTTSTETQCYQYDNLDRLTQAWTATDSCAATPSGTNSSTVGDALDTKGAYWTSWSLDALGNRTGEVQHSTTGGTDTTTTYGYNGNSTNQPHTLTSTDTTGGATASTTATYDSAGNTQTRTTPANGTQTFAWDDAGRLTGITGGTKGDSHYLYDPEGNLLLQKGPSSTTLYLPGEQLTLDTTSGTVNSNRYYTLPGGGRAVRTGSTASGSTSTYTFQIPDQHGTAGLSLDSTAQTPTWREFTPYGAPRGTTVTWSDNRGFLNAPTDTNTALSIIGARQYDPTTGRFISLDPLFEATDPQQMAGYAYAGANPVTNSDPTGMILRNSDGSECSGGWNECGPGSVDTSGVDMSGDNGCSGEGDSLPWNCYGFTPSEYGSAETDTWHGTPPPTYENDHLSDPIVVHVPVAPHDKGTSWWKSGLDLLGDAGKFIYHASGAADVVGCLKDPSWGGCTKAAFMVVLTVGTGGEDEVVMMGADALEDGAADLATSGDELMGVACKLSFSPSTRVLMAHGKTKPIAKIKPGDKVEAGNPQTGKHQGPRTVQHVWINHDHDLLDVTIRTKDGHTATVHTTAKHPFWDDTIHQWVLAGKLHRGDALNTATNGHVHVVAIRTTPGAANRWNLTVQQLHTYYVLAGATPVLVHNCKEGVATLHYHGEGNHFSIEVTDGETVTHTHLMPHDGEAVVSPYDGPPSIMSRDLDLPNAEAALKFQEETQGSWGPYHPLGNSCLTYCASVLREGGAEVPEGKAAIPWARKFLSGGE, encoded by the coding sequence GCGCCGTCGGTGAAGGGCGTCAAGCCCGCGGCGACGCACTTCGCCAAGCCGCACGACCAGGCGACCCGGCAGTACCGTCCCACCGCGACGACCCTGCCGACGCCGCAGACCGCGACCCTCCCCGTCGCCGCGCCACACAAGTCCCTTGCGGCCGCGCACGGTTCGCCCCGCCTGCCGCTGTCGATGGAACAGGTCGCACCCAAGCACGGCCGCTACTCCGGTCCGTCTGCCGCCAAGGTGACGGTCAAGTCCCGTACAGAGGCGGCGAAGGCGGGCGTGAACGGTGTCCTGTTCACCCTCGCCCCCTCCGGCAAGGGCATCGGCACGGCACAGCTCAGCCTGGACTACTCCGGCTTCGCGCAGGCCTACGGCGGCGCCTTCGGCTCTCGTCTGCACCTGGTACGACTGCCCGCCTGTGCTCTGACCACCCCGCAGCGTGCGGCCTGCCGTACCCAGACACCCCTGCGGTCGAGGAACGACGCGCGGAGCAAGTCGGTGTCCACGTCGCTGCCCCTGAGCGGCACGTCCGGCGGCTCGTCCGGCGGCTCGTCGATGATGGTGATGGCCGCTGTGTCCGGATCGGGTGGCGGGGACGGGGGCGGTCCCTCGGGGTCCTACGCCGCGACCACGCTGAAGCCGTCGGGATCGTGGTCGGCGGGCGGTTCGTCCGGTTCGTTCACCTACTCCTACCCGATGGCCGTGCCGTCGTCGGCGTCCGCGCTCACTCCCAAGCCGTCTCTCGACTATGACTCGGGTTCGGTGGACGGGCAGACGGCGGCGACGGAGGCCCAGTCCTCCTGGGTGGGTGACGGCTGGAGCACCCCGCAGTCGTTCATCGAGCAGTCGTTCGTCTCCTGCAGCGACAGCCCCGAAGGGACCGCGTCGCCGGTCTCGACCTCGGACGAGTGCTACGACGGCCCGATCCTCACGCTCTCCCTCAACGGGTCGACGACCTCGCTGGTGTGGGACTCGTCGAAGAGCGTGTGGAAGCCGCAGAACGACAACGGCGCGGTCGTCAAGCACGTCACCAACTCGAACAACGGCACCGGCACGTACAACACCGACTACTGGACGGTGACCGAGCGCGACGGCAAGGTCTACTCCTTCGGCCGCAACGAACTTCCGGGCTGGGCCTCGGGGAAGGCGACGACGAACTCGGTCGACACGGAGCCGGTCTACTCGGCGCACTCCGGCGACCCCTGCTACAACTCGTCCGGGTTCACCTCCTCGGTGTGCACCATGGCCTACCGCTGGAACCTGGACTACGTCACCGACGTCCAGGGCGACGCGATGTCCTACTACTACAAGCAGGACACGAACTACTACGGCGAGGACAACGGCGCGCACAACGTCTCCTACGTCCGCGACTCGCACCTGGACCACATCGACTACGGCTTCACCGACGGAAACGCGTACGGCACCGTCCCGGACAAGGTGCTGTTCACCACCGGCGACCGGTGCGTGTCGGGCACGTGCGACCCGCTGAACTCCACGACCAAGGCGAACTGGCCGGACGTGCCCTACGACCTGGTCTGCGCGTCCGGTGCGACCTGTGCCGCGCACAGTCCGTCGTTCTTCTCCACCGTCCGCCTGACCACCGTCACCACCGAGCAGTACGCGGCCGCCTCCTCGGCGTATGCGAAGGTGGATTCCTGGGCGCTGACCCAGACCATGCCGACTTCCGGTGACGGCAACGCGACCCTGTGGCTGTCCGGGATCGCCCACACCGGTCAGGACACGGCCGGTGGTGGCAGCACCTCGCCCATCACGCTGCCCAGTGTGTCGTTCACCGCGGTGGACCTGCAGAACCGGGTGGACACGGTCACCGACGGTCTGCCGCCGCTGGACCGCTTCCGCATCTCGGCGGTCACCACCGAGACCGGCTCGGTGATCGGCGTGCAGTACGCCCAGACCGCGGCCTGCTCCGCCCCGGTCACCATCAGCCCGGCGTCGAACACCTCATCCTGCTTCCCGGTGTACTGGACGCCGCAGGGCTACAGCGCACCGTTCCTGGACTGGTTCAACAAGTACGTCGCGAACAAGGTCACCCAGACCGACCCCACCGGCGGCGCGCCCACCATGGCCACCTCCTACCAGTACGCCAAGCCCGCCTGGCACTTCGACGACAACGAGGTCGTCCAGAAGAAGTACCGCACCTACGGTCAGTGGCGCGGCTATGGGGACGTCAAGACCCTCACCGGTGACGGCGTCAACGACAAGCAGACCCTGGCGGAGACGACGTACTACCAGGGCATGTCGGACGACAACAACACCACGGCGGTGTCGCTGACCGACTCCCAGGGCGGCAGCCACGAGGACCTGAACCAACTGGCCGGCCAGAGTCTGGAGTCCACCTCCTACCTGGGCAACGGCGGCCCGGTGGACCACTCCGCCATCACCTCCTACTGGGTCTCTCCCGCCACCGCCACCCGCACCCGATCCGGCCTGCCGGACCTGACCGCCAACGCCGTGGAGCCGGTGGAGACCTGGACCCGTCAGGCGGTGACCGACGGCGGCACCACCACCTGGCGCATCAACGAGACCGACACCGCTTACGACGCCACCACCACGGACGCCGACTTCGGCCTGCAGACCGCGCAGTACAGCCACACGGTCCCGGCCAACGCGGCGTACGAGCGGTGCACCACGACCACGTACGCGGCCCCCAATTCCGGCGAGAACCTGGTCGGCCTGGTTGCGAGCACGGAGACCGACTCCGTTCCCTGCGGCGGCTTCACCGAGGGCAGCACGGCGAGCGTCCCGGGCTCGGTCAACACCCTGACCGCCCCGGCGACCGTCAACCGCCCGGACCAGGTCGTCTCCGCCAGCCGCACCTTCTACGACGACCAGAGCATGGCCACCACCTGGCCGCAGCCGGCGTCCCCGACGTTCCCGCAGACCTCCGCGCCCACCAAGGGCGACGCATCGGTCACGCAGCAGGCGTCCGGCTACAGCGGCGGCGCCTTCACCTGGCAGACCACCAAATCACAGGTGTACGACTCCCGCGGCCGGGTCACCGCCGCATACGACGCCAACGGCAAGAAGACCGCCACCGCCTTCACCGACGACGCCTACGGCTCGGTGACCGGCACGACCACGACCAACCCCCTGAACCAGAGCACCACCACCACGCTGGACCCCACCCGCGGCCTGCCGCTGACCACGACGGACGCCAACGGCGTGGTCACCACCGTGCAGTTCGACACCCTGGGCCGCACGACCAGCGCGTGGCTGGACTCCCGTGCCACCACCAGCCCGGCGAACTACACCTACAGCTACACAGTCTCCAACAGCGGCATCAGCGCCACCACGACGAACAAGCTCAACGACTCGTCCGGCTACCAGACGTCCACGACGCTCTACGACGCACTGATGCGTCCCCGGCAGACCCAGACCGGCACCCCGCAGGGCGGCCGTCTGGTGAGCGATACCTTCTACGACACCCGTGGCTGGAAGTCCGCCACCTACAACGGCTGGTGGGACTCCGCCACCACCCCCAACACCACCCTGGTCTCCGCGGCCAACCTCAAGGACGAGGTCCCGAACCAGGACTACTTCAGCTACGACGGCCTGGGCCGGACGCTGATCGACCTGTCGGAGAAGGACAACGTGGAGGTCTCCCGGACCACCACCGTCTACAACGGCGATCGCACCACCGTCATTCCCCCGTCCGGCGGCGTGACCAAGTCCACCGTCACCGACCCCCTCGGCCGCACCACGGAACTCGACGAATACACCAGCACGCCCACGCTGAACACCCCGTCGAACACCTTCACCGGCACCTGGTCCGTCACCGGCGGCACCAGCCAGGCCACCACCTACGGCTACGACGACCACGGCAACCAGAACAGCGTCACCGCGGCCGGCAGCACCTGGACCAGCACCTACGACCTGCTCGGCCGCGTCACGGCCAAGCATGACCCCGACGCCGGCGACAGCACCATGCAGTACGACAACGCCGGAAACCTGCTGCAGAGCACCGACTCCCGCAACAAGACGATCAGCTTCACCTACGACGCGCTGGGTCGTAAGACCGGCGAGTACGACGCCCCGGTCACCGGCCAGTCGACGTCGAACCAGCTGGCCTCGTGGGTGTACGACAACTCGGACAACGCCGTCACGGGCATGAAGTACGCCATCGGCCACGTGACCACGGAGACGGCCTACTCGGGCGGTGCCGCCTACGTCACCCAGTCCAAGGGCTTCAACGTCTTCGGCGAGTCCCTCGGCGAGACCGTCACCATCCCCTCCTCGACCGAGGGCAGCACGCTCGGCACCAGCTACACCTTCCAGCACACCTACACCACGACCACCGGTCTGCCGTTCCGCGACATCTACCCCGCGGCCGGCGGCCTGCCCGCCGAGACCGTCGGCCACACCTACTCCGGCGCCCTCGACCTGCCTTCCGGACTGGGCAGTACCTCCGGCTACGCCCAGACGACGGCCTACGACGCCTTCGGCCGGGTGCAGCAGGAGACCATCGGCATGGGCTCCAACGAGGCCTGGATCACCAACACCTACGACCCGCACACCAGCAAGCTCACCGACCAGCTGGTGACGCGCTCCACGGCCACGCCCACGAACGTGGACGAGCAGGCGTACACGTACGACCCGGCCGGCAACATCACCAAGCAGACCTCCACCCGGCTCGGCTCCACCACGTCCACCGAAACCCAGTGCTACCAGTACGACAACCTGGACCGCCTGACCCAGGCCTGGACCGCGACCGACTCCTGCGCGGCCACCCCGTCCGGCACGAACTCCTCCACGGTCGGCGACGCCCTGGACACGAAGGGCGCGTACTGGACGAGCTGGAGCCTGGACGCACTGGGCAACCGCACCGGTGAAGTCCAGCACTCCACCACCGGCGGCACGGACACCACCACGACCTACGGCTACAACGGCAACAGCACCAACCAGCCCCACACCCTGACCTCGACCGACACCACCGGCGGAGCCACCGCCTCCACCACGGCCACCTACGACAGCGCCGGCAACACCCAGACCCGCACCACCCCCGCCAACGGCACCCAGACCTTCGCCTGGGACGACGCCGGCCGCCTGACCGGCATCACGGGCGGCACCAAGGGCGACAGCCACTACCTCTACGACCCCGAGGGCAACCTCCTGCTCCAGAAGGGCCCGTCCAGCACCACCCTCTACCTGCCCGGCGAGCAGCTCACCCTCGACACGACCAGCGGCACGGTCAACAGCAACCGCTACTACACCCTCCCCGGCGGCGGCCGCGCCGTCCGTACCGGATCCACGGCAAGCGGCAGCACCAGCACCTACACCTTCCAGATCCCCGACCAGCACGGCACGGCGGGCCTGTCCCTGGACTCCACGGCACAGACCCCGACCTGGCGCGAGTTCACCCCGTACGGCGCTCCGCGCGGCACCACCGTCACCTGGAGCGACAACCGCGGCTTCCTCAACGCCCCCACGGACACCAACACCGCCCTGTCCATCATCGGCGCACGCCAGTACGACCCCACCACCGGCCGCTTCATCAGCCTCGACCCCCTCTTCGAGGCCACCGACCCGCAGCAGATGGCCGGTTACGCCTACGCGGGCGCCAACCCGGTCACGAACTCGGACCCGACCGGAATGATCCTGCGTAACTCGGACGGCTCGGAGTGCAGCGGCGGCTGGAACGAGTGCGGACCGGGCAGCGTCGACACGAGCGGTGTCGACATGAGCGGGGACAACGGGTGCTCCGGCGAAGGTGACAGCCTGCCCTGGAATTGCTACGGCTTCACGCCTTCCGAGTACGGCAGCGCCGAAACCGACACCTGGCACGGCACGCCTCCCCCCACCTACGAGAACGACCACCTGTCCGACCCGATCGTTGTCCATGTCCCCGTAGCCCCGCACGACAAGGGCACGTCGTGGTGGAAGAGCGGCTTGGACCTCCTCGGGGACGCCGGCAAGTTCATCTACCACGCATCGGGAGCCGCCGACGTCGTCGGCTGTCTGAAGGACCCCAGCTGGGGAGGCTGCACCAAGGCCGCCTTCATGGTGGTGCTCACGGTCGGTACGGGCGGCGAGGACGAAGTCGTCATGATGGGCGCCGACGCCCTCGAAGACGGCGCGGCCGACCTGGCCACCTCGGGCGACGAACTCATGGGCGTCGCCTGCAAGCTCAGCTTCAGCCCGTCGACCCGCGTGCTGATGGCCCACGGCAAGACCAAGCCCATCGCCAAGATCAAACCCGGCGACAAGGTGGAAGCCGGAAACCCCCAGACGGGCAAACACCAAGGCCCGCGCACCGTCCAGCACGTCTGGATCAACCACGACCACGACCTGCTCGACGTCACGATCCGCACCAAGGACGGCCACACCGCCACCGTCCACACCACGGCCAAGCACCCCTTCTGGGACGACACCATCCACCAGTGGGTCCTTGCCGGAAAGCTCCACCGCGGCGACGCCCTCAACACCGCCACCAACGGCCACGTCCATGTCGTCGCCATCCGCACCACCCCGGGCGCGGCAAATCGGTGGAACCTGACCGTCCAGCAGCTCCACACGTACTATGTTCTGGCAGGGGCCACGCCAGTCCTGGTTCACAACTGCAAAGAGGGTGTTGCGACGCTGCATTATCACGGCGAGGGGAACCACTTCAGCATTGAGGTCACGGACGGCGAGACTGTGACGCACACCCATCTCATGCCTCACGATGGAGAAGCCGTCGTCTCTCCATATGACGGCCCGCCGAGCATCATGAGCCGGGACCTTGACCTCCCGAACGCAGAGGCCGCTCTGAAGTTCCAGGAGGAAACCCAGGGGAGCTGGGGTCCATATCATCCGCTGGGGAATAGCTGCCTGACATACTGTGCGAGTGTTCTCAGAGAGGGAGGGGCTGAGGTGCCGGAAGGGAAGGCGGCCATTCCATGGGCGAGGAAGTTCCTTTCTGGTGGTGAGTAG
- the purN gene encoding phosphoribosylglycinamide formyltransferase, translated as MAATHAAPAVKRLVVLVSGSGTNLQALLDEIARTGAEQYGAAVVAVGADRDGIEGLARAERAGLPTFVCKVKDFGGREEWDAALTEAVAAYEPDLVVSAGFMKILGKEFLARFGGRIVNTHPALLPSFPGAHGVRDALAYGVRVTGCTVHFVDDGVDTGPIIAQGVVEIRDEDDESALHERIKEVERRLLVEVVGRLARNGYRIEGRKVVIQ; from the coding sequence GTGGCCGCCACCCACGCTGCCCCCGCGGTCAAGCGTCTCGTCGTGCTGGTCTCCGGATCCGGCACCAATCTTCAGGCGCTGCTCGACGAGATCGCGCGCACCGGAGCCGAGCAGTACGGCGCCGCGGTCGTCGCCGTGGGGGCCGACCGTGACGGCATCGAGGGGCTCGCCCGTGCCGAGCGCGCCGGGCTGCCCACCTTCGTCTGCAAGGTCAAGGACTTCGGCGGCCGGGAGGAGTGGGACGCCGCCCTCACCGAGGCCGTGGCCGCCTACGAGCCGGACCTCGTCGTCTCCGCCGGGTTCATGAAGATCCTCGGGAAGGAATTCCTCGCTCGGTTCGGCGGGCGGATCGTCAACACCCATCCCGCCCTCCTCCCCAGTTTCCCCGGGGCCCATGGCGTCCGCGACGCGCTCGCGTACGGCGTCAGGGTCACCGGCTGCACCGTCCACTTCGTCGACGACGGCGTCGACACCGGCCCGATCATCGCCCAGGGCGTGGTCGAGATCCGGGACGAGGACGACGAGAGCGCGCTGCACGAGCGCATCAAGGAAGTCGAGCGAAGGCTGCTCGTCGAGGTCGTGGGGCGGCTCGCCCGCAACGGCTATCGCATTGAGGGACGAAAGGTAGTTATCCAGTGA